The following are encoded together in the Streptomyces rapamycinicus NRRL 5491 genome:
- a CDS encoding IclR family transcriptional regulator encodes MPSAESKTTATAGGVQSLERAFDLLERMADAGGEVGLSELSTSSGLPLPTIHRLMRTLVACGYVRQQPNRRYALGPRLIRLGESSSRLLGTWARPYLARLVEETGETANMALLDGDEVVYVAQVPSRHSMRMFTEVGRRVLPHTTGVGKVLLADTPPEEVRALLARTGMPAVTEKTITTPDGFLDALRQVHEHGYAVDDNEQEMGVRCLAVSVPDSPAPAAISISGPAGRVTDEATKRIVPILKEVAAELSGALASTGSA; translated from the coding sequence GTGCCGTCCGCCGAGTCCAAGACCACCGCCACCGCCGGCGGTGTCCAGTCCCTGGAGCGCGCCTTCGATCTGCTGGAGCGGATGGCCGACGCCGGGGGCGAGGTCGGACTGAGCGAGCTCTCCACCAGCAGCGGCCTTCCCCTGCCCACCATCCACCGGCTCATGCGCACGCTGGTGGCCTGCGGCTACGTCCGCCAGCAGCCCAACCGCCGCTATGCCCTCGGGCCCCGGCTGATCCGGCTCGGCGAGAGCTCGTCCCGGCTGCTGGGCACCTGGGCGCGGCCGTATCTGGCGCGGCTGGTGGAGGAGACCGGCGAGACCGCGAACATGGCGCTGCTGGACGGCGATGAGGTGGTGTACGTCGCGCAGGTGCCCTCGCGCCACTCGATGCGGATGTTCACCGAGGTCGGGCGGCGGGTGCTGCCCCACACCACGGGCGTCGGCAAGGTGCTGCTGGCGGACACGCCCCCCGAGGAGGTGCGCGCCCTCCTGGCCCGCACCGGCATGCCCGCGGTCACCGAGAAGACGATCACCACGCCGGACGGGTTCCTCGACGCGCTGCGGCAGGTCCACGAGCACGGCTACGCGGTGGACGACAACGAGCAGGAGATGGGCGTGCGCTGCCTCGCCGTCTCGGTGCCCGACTCCCCCGCCCCGGCGGCCATCTCCATCTCGGGCCCGGCGGGCCGGGTGACCGACGAGGCCACGAAGCGGATCGTGCCGATCCTCAAGGAGGTCGCGGCCGAGCTGTCGGGGGCCCTGGCCAGCACGGGATCCGCCTGA
- a CDS encoding DUF5955 family protein → MEARRVAGTEDDPRAAELRRAVARLRRDLAAHPAELPDRAIADDELAALDAMARTGAPELHRLRRSLLLIAGALGSVSALSPALTGVRAAIDQFGNVPQTGIGRD, encoded by the coding sequence GTGGAAGCCAGGCGAGTGGCGGGCACCGAGGACGATCCGAGGGCGGCCGAACTACGCCGTGCCGTCGCCCGGCTCAGGCGCGATCTGGCCGCCCACCCGGCGGAATTACCCGACCGGGCGATCGCGGACGACGAACTGGCCGCGCTCGACGCCATGGCCCGCACCGGCGCCCCGGAGCTGCACCGGCTCCGCCGCTCGCTGCTCCTCATCGCGGGTGCCCTGGGCTCGGTCAGCGCACTGAGCCCCGCCCTGACGGGCGTCCGCGCGGCGATCGACCAGTTCGGCAATGTGCCACAGACGGGCATAGGGAGAGACTGA
- a CDS encoding nucleotidyltransferase family protein, with amino-acid sequence MERTTEDSAQVAGIVLAAGGGRRLGGRPKALLTHRGRPLVERAAHALREGGCAPVHIVLGAAAGTVRARARLDGCVLVDNPGWEEGMGSSLRAGLASLAGTGAEAALVALVDQPGIGAEAVARVVAAYRSPSTLAAAAYGGERGHPVLFGADRWADIAASAVGDRGARAYLRAHRSAITLVDCSDIARTDDIDTPGDLTLLE; translated from the coding sequence ATGGAACGTACGACGGAGGACTCCGCGCAGGTCGCCGGGATCGTACTGGCGGCCGGGGGCGGCCGGCGGCTGGGCGGGCGGCCCAAGGCCCTTTTGACTCATCGGGGGCGGCCGTTGGTGGAGCGCGCCGCGCACGCGCTGCGGGAGGGCGGCTGCGCCCCGGTGCACATCGTGCTGGGCGCCGCGGCCGGGACGGTACGGGCGCGGGCCCGGCTGGACGGGTGCGTCCTGGTGGACAACCCCGGCTGGGAGGAGGGCATGGGCTCTTCGCTGCGGGCCGGGCTCGCCTCACTGGCCGGTACGGGCGCGGAAGCGGCGCTGGTCGCGCTGGTGGACCAGCCGGGGATCGGCGCCGAGGCGGTGGCCCGGGTGGTGGCCGCGTACCGCTCGCCGTCCACCCTGGCGGCCGCCGCGTACGGCGGGGAGCGGGGGCATCCGGTGCTGTTCGGCGCGGACCGGTGGGCGGACATCGCGGCGAGTGCGGTGGGCGACCGGGGGGCACGCGCCTATCTGCGGGCGCATCGGTCCGCGATCACGCTCGTCGACTGCTCGGATATCGCCCGTACGGACGATATCGACACCCCCGGGGACTTGACGCTGTTGGAGTGA
- the aceB gene encoding malate synthase A codes for MSAPAPSPLAIVDAEPLERQGEVLTDAALAFLAELHHRFTPRRDELLARRAERRAEIARTSTLDFLPETAHIRDDPDWRVAPAPPALEDRRVEITGPTDRKMTINALNSGAKVWLADFEDASAPTWANVIGGQLNLIDAYERRIDFTSPEGKSYALRPDDALATVVTRPRGWHLDERHLRSADGRPVPGALVDFGLYFFHNARRLLTKGKGPYFYLPKTESHLEARLWNDVFVFAQDHLSVPQGTIRATVLIETITAAYEMDEILYELRDHASGLNAGRWDYLFSIVKNFRDGGPGFVLPDRNAVTMTAPFMRAYTELLVRTCHKRGAHAIGGMAAFIPSRRDPEVNAVAFDKVKADKDREAGDGFDGSWVAHPDLVPVARASFDAVLGDRPHQKERLREDVQVTAAELIDIGSLDATPTHQGLRNAVQVGIRYIEAWLGGLGAVAIFNLMEDAATAEISRSQIWQWVNAGIVFEDGEKATADRVRKVAAEELAAIREEVGEDAFAAGRWSQAHDLLLKVALDENYTEFLTLPAYELLD; via the coding sequence ATGTCCGCACCAGCGCCGTCCCCGCTGGCCATCGTCGACGCCGAACCGCTGGAGCGTCAGGGAGAGGTGCTGACCGACGCGGCCCTGGCCTTCCTGGCCGAGCTCCACCACCGCTTCACCCCGCGCCGGGACGAGCTGCTCGCGCGCCGCGCCGAGCGCCGCGCCGAGATCGCCCGCACCAGCACCCTGGACTTCCTCCCGGAGACCGCCCACATCCGGGACGACCCGGACTGGCGCGTCGCCCCGGCCCCGCCCGCGCTCGAGGACCGCCGGGTGGAGATCACCGGCCCCACCGACCGCAAGATGACCATCAACGCCCTCAACTCCGGCGCCAAGGTCTGGCTCGCGGACTTCGAGGACGCCTCCGCCCCGACATGGGCGAATGTGATCGGCGGCCAGCTGAATCTGATCGACGCCTATGAGCGCCGGATCGACTTCACCTCCCCCGAGGGCAAGAGCTACGCGCTGCGGCCCGACGACGCGCTGGCCACCGTCGTCACCCGGCCGCGCGGCTGGCACCTCGACGAGCGCCATCTGCGCTCCGCCGACGGCCGCCCCGTCCCCGGCGCCCTCGTGGACTTCGGGCTGTACTTCTTCCACAACGCCCGCCGGCTGCTCACGAAGGGCAAGGGGCCGTACTTCTACCTCCCCAAGACCGAGTCCCACCTCGAGGCCCGCCTCTGGAACGACGTCTTCGTCTTCGCGCAGGACCACCTCTCCGTTCCGCAAGGGACGATCCGCGCCACCGTTCTGATCGAGACGATCACGGCGGCGTACGAGATGGACGAGATCCTCTACGAGCTCCGCGACCACGCCTCCGGGCTCAACGCGGGCCGCTGGGACTACCTCTTCTCGATCGTGAAGAACTTCCGCGACGGCGGCCCCGGGTTCGTCCTGCCCGACCGCAACGCGGTCACGATGACGGCCCCGTTCATGCGCGCCTACACCGAACTGCTCGTCCGCACCTGCCACAAGCGCGGCGCGCACGCGATCGGCGGCATGGCGGCCTTCATCCCCTCGCGGCGCGACCCCGAGGTCAACGCCGTCGCGTTCGACAAGGTCAAGGCCGACAAGGACCGTGAGGCCGGTGACGGCTTCGACGGCTCCTGGGTCGCCCACCCCGATCTGGTCCCGGTGGCCCGCGCCTCCTTCGACGCGGTCCTCGGCGACCGGCCGCACCAGAAGGAGCGGCTGCGCGAGGACGTCCAGGTCACCGCGGCCGAGCTGATCGACATCGGCTCGCTCGACGCCACCCCCACCCACCAGGGGCTGCGCAACGCCGTACAGGTCGGCATCCGCTACATCGAGGCGTGGCTGGGCGGCCTCGGCGCCGTCGCGATCTTCAACCTGATGGAGGACGCGGCCACCGCGGAGATCTCCCGCTCCCAGATCTGGCAGTGGGTCAACGCGGGGATCGTCTTCGAGGACGGCGAGAAGGCCACCGCCGATCGCGTCCGTAAGGTCGCCGCCGAGGAGCTGGCGGCGATCCGCGAGGAGGTCGGCGAGGACGCCTTCGCCGCGGGCAGGTGGAGCCAGGCGCACGATCTGCTGCTGAAGGTCGCGCTGGACGAGAACTACACGGAGTTCCTGACGCTGCCCGCGTACGAACTGCTGGACTGA
- a CDS encoding alpha-L-fucosidase, with the protein MRTSRRRAVMPLRALSLLLGMVLATVLSGPSAATAAPTTAREPGPGTDYATDDPFTSARTDWWRQDRFGMFIHFGAYSQLEGEYRRADGTVCRDAEWIKRNCQIPMSEYEDAAQDFNPSSFDAKAIVKAAKDAGQRYIVITSKHHDGYAMWPTEQNTWNLRDHSSFDQRRDILAELKSAADAAGIKLGFYYSIWDWHDPDFADPATFPRYEKRMYAQLKELVDSYHPALLWFDGEWDADNPTNRWSAQDGERLQSYLHGLDPDLITNNRVGKRRVVDGDYGTPEQEIPDAPVDGQLWESCMTLNGHWGFAKYDQDWKSPTTLTRNLLDIASRGGNYLLNVGPDKLGRVPQPSVDRLREIGSWLRTSGQGRAVYGAGATGLVDEPSWGAVSRSGNRLYASVTSWPAAGQPLHLTAKAPFTVVGARVLGSGQRVEVAKAGDGFDLTPSGAPVDDIASVIELTVKPAPAAPQGRGQGLREEVFANETFTGPPAVTRTDPAVNHTWRFAGSPAADVPADHFGVRWTGYLQPRHSETYTLSTVSDDTARVWIDGRLVIDSTTPHGPQVDKATVALRAGTKHAIRIEYTEQTGEAHMKLLWSSPGVPQQIVPRAQLYTP; encoded by the coding sequence ATGCGTACGTCCAGACGACGGGCCGTCATGCCCCTCCGAGCGCTCAGCCTTCTGCTCGGCATGGTGCTGGCGACGGTCCTCAGCGGCCCTTCCGCCGCCACCGCGGCGCCCACGACGGCGCGGGAGCCCGGGCCCGGGACCGACTACGCGACCGACGATCCGTTCACCTCCGCCCGCACCGACTGGTGGCGGCAGGACCGCTTCGGGATGTTCATCCACTTCGGCGCCTACTCCCAGCTGGAGGGCGAATACCGGCGGGCCGACGGGACCGTCTGCCGTGACGCGGAGTGGATCAAGCGGAACTGCCAGATCCCGATGAGCGAGTACGAGGACGCCGCCCAGGACTTCAATCCCTCGTCCTTCGACGCCAAGGCCATCGTCAAGGCGGCCAAGGACGCCGGGCAGCGCTATATCGTCATCACCTCCAAGCACCACGACGGCTATGCGATGTGGCCGACCGAGCAGAACACCTGGAATCTGCGCGACCACTCCTCCTTCGACCAACGGCGCGACATCCTGGCCGAGTTGAAGTCGGCCGCGGACGCCGCCGGGATCAAACTCGGCTTCTACTACTCGATCTGGGACTGGCACGACCCCGACTTCGCCGACCCCGCCACCTTCCCGCGCTATGAGAAGCGGATGTACGCCCAGCTCAAGGAGCTGGTCGACAGCTACCACCCGGCGCTGCTCTGGTTCGACGGGGAGTGGGACGCGGACAACCCCACCAACCGCTGGTCCGCCCAGGACGGTGAGCGGCTCCAGTCGTATCTGCACGGACTCGACCCCGATCTGATCACCAACAACCGGGTCGGCAAGCGGCGCGTGGTCGACGGCGACTACGGAACGCCCGAGCAGGAGATCCCGGACGCGCCCGTGGACGGGCAGCTGTGGGAGAGCTGTATGACCCTCAACGGCCACTGGGGCTTCGCCAAGTACGACCAGGACTGGAAGTCGCCCACCACCCTCACCCGCAACCTCCTCGACATCGCGAGCCGTGGCGGCAACTACCTGCTGAACGTCGGCCCCGACAAACTGGGCCGCGTGCCCCAGCCCTCCGTGGACCGGCTGCGCGAGATCGGCTCCTGGCTGCGGACCTCCGGCCAGGGCCGCGCGGTGTACGGGGCCGGGGCCACCGGGCTGGTGGACGAGCCGTCCTGGGGCGCGGTCAGCCGGTCGGGCAACCGGCTGTACGCGTCCGTCACCTCCTGGCCCGCCGCCGGTCAGCCGCTCCACCTCACCGCGAAGGCGCCGTTCACGGTGGTCGGCGCCCGGGTGCTGGGCAGCGGACAGCGGGTCGAGGTGGCGAAGGCGGGCGACGGTTTCGACCTCACCCCCTCCGGTGCGCCGGTCGACGACATCGCCTCGGTGATCGAGCTGACGGTGAAACCGGCCCCGGCCGCGCCCCAGGGGCGGGGCCAGGGGCTGCGGGAGGAGGTCTTCGCCAACGAGACCTTCACCGGGCCGCCGGCCGTCACCCGGACCGACCCGGCCGTCAACCACACCTGGCGGTTCGCCGGCTCCCCGGCCGCCGACGTCCCCGCCGACCACTTCGGCGTCCGCTGGACCGGCTACCTCCAGCCCCGGCACAGCGAGACCTACACGCTCTCGACCGTCTCCGACGACACCGCGCGGGTGTGGATCGACGGCCGTCTGGTCATCGACAGCACCACCCCGCACGGTCCACAGGTCGACAAGGCGACCGTCGCGCTGCGCGCCGGAACGAAGCACGCCATCCGGATCGAGTACACCGAGCAGACCGGTGAGGCCCATATGAAGCTGCTGTGGTCCAGCCCCGGCGTGCCCCAGCAGATCGTGCCGCGCGCCCAGCTCTACACGCCGTAG
- a CDS encoding 8-oxoguanine deaminase, whose product MNRIVIENCAVATVDAHDTEYASGHVVVAGHRIESVGEGPAPEGLEGVVRRVDGTGHLVTPGLVNTHHHFYQWLTRGLAQDSNLFDWLVALYPVWARIDEPMVHAAARGSLAMMVRGGVTTAMDHHYVFPRGSGDLLGAEIRAARELGVRFTAARGSMDLGTSDGGLPPDFAVESLEDALAATEAAIDTHHDPASDAMLRIAVAPCSPFSVTTELLRESATLARRKGVRLHTHGSETVEEEKFCHERFGMGPTDYFESTGWLGEDVWMAHCVHMSDTDIQAFARTGTGVAHCPSSNARLAAGIARVPDLLAAGVPVGLGVDGTASNESGELHTELRNALLINRLGGHREKALNVRQALRLGTHGGARVLGRQEEIGSLEPGKLADLVLWKLDGLGHSSIADPVAALVLGAPAPVTLSLVNGAPVVESGRLLTVDEDQIAREARTEARRLARIAEED is encoded by the coding sequence GTGAACCGCATCGTCATCGAGAACTGCGCCGTCGCCACCGTGGACGCCCACGACACCGAGTACGCCTCCGGCCATGTCGTCGTGGCCGGCCACCGCATCGAGTCGGTGGGCGAGGGGCCGGCGCCGGAGGGGCTGGAGGGCGTCGTCCGCCGGGTCGACGGCACGGGGCATCTGGTGACCCCGGGCCTGGTCAACACCCATCACCACTTCTACCAGTGGCTCACCCGCGGCCTCGCCCAGGACAGCAACCTCTTCGACTGGCTGGTCGCGCTCTACCCCGTCTGGGCGCGGATCGACGAGCCGATGGTCCACGCGGCGGCCCGCGGCTCGCTCGCGATGATGGTGCGCGGCGGGGTCACCACCGCCATGGACCACCACTACGTCTTCCCGCGCGGCAGCGGCGATCTGCTGGGCGCCGAGATCCGCGCGGCGCGCGAACTGGGGGTGCGGTTCACCGCCGCCCGCGGCTCCATGGACCTCGGCACCTCCGACGGCGGACTGCCACCGGACTTCGCCGTGGAGTCCCTGGAGGACGCCCTGGCCGCCACCGAGGCGGCCATCGACACCCACCACGACCCGGCGTCCGACGCCATGCTGCGGATCGCGGTGGCGCCCTGCTCGCCCTTCTCCGTCACCACCGAACTGCTCCGCGAGTCCGCGACGCTGGCCCGCCGCAAGGGCGTACGGCTGCACACCCACGGCTCCGAGACGGTGGAGGAGGAGAAGTTCTGCCACGAGCGGTTCGGGATGGGGCCGACCGACTACTTCGAATCCACCGGCTGGCTGGGCGAGGACGTGTGGATGGCCCACTGCGTCCATATGAGCGACACCGACATCCAGGCGTTCGCCCGGACCGGCACCGGAGTGGCCCACTGCCCCTCGTCCAACGCCCGGCTCGCCGCCGGGATCGCCCGCGTCCCCGATCTGCTCGCGGCGGGCGTACCGGTCGGCCTCGGCGTGGACGGCACCGCCTCCAACGAATCCGGTGAGCTCCACACCGAACTGCGCAACGCGCTGCTGATCAACCGGCTCGGCGGCCACCGCGAGAAGGCGCTGAACGTCCGTCAGGCGCTGCGCCTCGGCACCCACGGCGGTGCGCGGGTGCTCGGCCGCCAGGAGGAGATCGGCTCGCTGGAGCCGGGCAAACTGGCCGACCTGGTGCTGTGGAAGCTGGACGGCCTCGGCCACTCGTCCATCGCCGACCCGGTCGCGGCCCTCGTGCTCGGCGCCCCGGCCCCGGTGACCCTGTCCCTGGTGAACGGCGCACCGGTGGTGGAGTCGGGCCGGCTGCTCACGGTGGACGAGGACCAGATCGCGCGGGAGGCGCGCACCGAGGCGCGTCGCCTGGCCCGTATCGCGGAAGAAGACTGA
- the pucL gene encoding factor-independent urate hydroxylase: MPTLGPNSYGKAETRVVRVVRDGAVHHLKDLNVSVALAGEMDEVHLSGGNANVLPTDTTKNTVYAFAKEHGIDTAEEFGIRLARHFVTSQEPIHRARVRVEEYAWERIGTAGSAEHSFVRRGQEVRTAQITFDGERWEVVSGLTGLTVLNTTDSEFWGYVKDRYTTLPETRDRILATDVHARWRYGWSEDTRPTPDWDRGHAEARGHLLSAFAETYSLSLQQTLYEMGARVIEHRPEIDEIRLSLPNKHHFLVDLEPFGLTNDNEVYFAADRPYGLIEATVLRDGAEPRIPTD, translated from the coding sequence ATGCCCACGCTCGGCCCGAACAGTTACGGCAAAGCCGAAACCCGCGTCGTCCGGGTGGTGCGCGACGGCGCCGTGCACCACCTGAAGGACCTCAATGTCTCGGTGGCGCTCGCCGGGGAAATGGACGAAGTCCACCTCTCCGGCGGCAACGCCAACGTCCTGCCGACCGACACCACCAAGAACACCGTGTACGCCTTCGCCAAGGAGCACGGCATCGACACGGCCGAGGAGTTCGGCATCCGGCTGGCCCGCCACTTCGTCACCAGCCAGGAGCCCATCCACCGCGCCCGCGTCCGCGTCGAGGAGTACGCCTGGGAGCGGATCGGGACGGCCGGGAGCGCCGAGCACTCCTTCGTCCGCCGCGGCCAGGAGGTCCGCACCGCCCAGATCACCTTCGACGGCGAGCGCTGGGAAGTGGTCTCCGGGCTCACCGGCCTCACCGTCCTGAACACCACGGACTCCGAGTTCTGGGGCTATGTGAAGGACCGGTACACCACGCTCCCGGAGACGCGCGACCGGATCCTCGCCACCGATGTGCACGCCCGCTGGCGCTACGGCTGGAGCGAGGACACCCGGCCGACGCCGGACTGGGACCGCGGCCACGCCGAGGCGCGCGGCCATCTGCTGAGCGCGTTCGCCGAGACCTACTCGCTCTCGCTCCAGCAGACGCTCTATGAGATGGGTGCGCGGGTGATCGAGCACCGCCCCGAGATCGACGAGATACGCCTCTCGCTGCCCAACAAGCATCATTTCCTGGTCGATCTGGAACCTTTCGGCCTCACCAACGACAACGAGGTCTACTTCGCCGCCGACCGGCCGTACGGACTCATCGAGGCCACCGTGTTGCGGGACGGCGCCGAGCCCCGGATCCCCACCGACTGA
- the uraH gene encoding hydroxyisourate hydrolase gives MASGATSVSTHILDTSIGRPAVGVVVELSVRSGPGAEWTAHADSLTDADGRCRDLPALPEGTTHARLRFETGPYLTHAFFPEVTVAFAVEPGEHYHVPLLLTPFGYSVYRGS, from the coding sequence ATGGCGAGCGGCGCCACCTCGGTGTCCACCCACATCCTGGACACCAGCATCGGCCGCCCCGCCGTGGGCGTGGTCGTCGAGCTGTCCGTCCGCTCCGGGCCCGGCGCGGAGTGGACGGCGCACGCAGACTCGCTCACCGACGCCGACGGGCGCTGTCGGGACCTGCCCGCGCTCCCCGAGGGCACCACCCACGCACGGCTGCGCTTCGAGACCGGGCCGTATCTGACCCACGCCTTCTTCCCCGAGGTCACGGTCGCCTTCGCCGTCGAGCCGGGTGAGCACTACCACGTACCGCTGCTGCTCACCCCGTTCGGCTACTCCGTCTACCGAGGGAGCTAG
- the uraD gene encoding 2-oxo-4-hydroxy-4-carboxy-5-ureidoimidazoline decarboxylase → MTSSAPPGLTRFNAVDDRDAAALLREVCASRAWGAAVAAGRPYATVGELLDAADAAMAGLTAADLAEAMAAHPPIGRPAPGDPASAREQRGVRDAERAELLELNLAYQERHGHVFLICATGRTGEEMLAALRERIHHDAHTERDIVRTELGKINRIRLNRLAETLTETPAEGER, encoded by the coding sequence GTGACTTCCAGTGCACCGCCGGGGCTGACCCGGTTCAACGCGGTGGACGACCGGGACGCCGCCGCGCTGCTGCGCGAGGTGTGCGCCAGCCGGGCCTGGGGCGCGGCGGTGGCGGCCGGGCGGCCGTACGCCACGGTCGGGGAGCTGCTCGACGCCGCCGACGCGGCCATGGCCGGGCTGACCGCCGCCGACCTGGCCGAGGCGATGGCCGCGCATCCGCCCATCGGACGGCCGGCACCGGGCGACCCCGCCTCGGCGCGGGAGCAGCGCGGGGTACGGGACGCGGAGCGCGCGGAGCTGCTGGAGCTGAACCTCGCGTACCAGGAGCGCCACGGCCATGTCTTCCTGATCTGCGCCACCGGCCGCACCGGCGAGGAGATGCTGGCCGCGCTGCGCGAGCGGATCCACCACGACGCCCACACCGAGCGTGACATCGTCCGCACCGAACTGGGAAAGATCAATCGCATCCGGCTGAATCGGCTGGCGGAAACGCTGACGGAAACACCGGCGGAAGGAGAGCGGTGA